The bacterium sequence AATTGGCGATGGAACAGCCAGTCTCAATTTCATCGCTCTGGATTTTTACGACAACGCATGGATTACCGATTCCATTAATTGCCAAATACACAAATTCGATAATAAACTTAATTATATCACTAGTATCGGGGAATGCGGCGATAAGGATTACCAGTTCGAAAATCCCACCGGAATAGCTATCTGGAGACGCTTCGGACAGGTTGTTATAGCTGAAAGCCATTCGGCTCAATATTTTTGGATAGGTTGCGATATCGCAGGTTTTGATGTCAGTATGAGCGAAAACAGAGAGGGCAATATTGACGCCAAAATCGATGTGACACTCACTGACCGGGGTTACGTAAGTATCCTTGTTAAAAAAGATGGCGTTATCGTGCGCGATTTTCTCACCCATAAGCGTTTTCGCCAGGGTCTTCGCTCGGTCAAATGGGATTTGAAAGATAATGCCGGTCAGCAAATCCCCAGCGGCGAATACGAATTCGAGTTGAAACTCGAACCTACATATTCCAGCTACGGTTACTTCGAAAAAATTATCACAAAGAAGGTTAAAATCGATGCCTAAACCAAAACTTGGAGAGAAAATCGAGGTTAAAATAGAATCCCCTGCATTTGGTGGTTTCGGTGTAGCTCGTCATGATGGTATTGTTATTTTCGTGCGTTATGCCTACCCCGGTGAGGTCGTCATTGCGGAAATAACTAAACGCAAAAAGACTGCGCTTTTTGCGGATCAGGTCGATGTTATCGAAGCATCGCAATACAGAAAAAAACCACCATGCGAGGTTTTCGGTATCTGCGGTGGATGCTCACTACAAGACCTCGATTTCGAAGCCCAATTTTCGCTCAAAGTCGAGGTTGTCGAGGATTGTTTAAGACATATAGGTAAATTGCAAGACCTCCCTGAAATCGAGGAAATAAAGGCCGATAGTGAATTCCGTTATCGTAATAAGATGGAGCTTTCATTCGGTGAAAGCAACGGTAACATCTTCTTAGGTCAACACATACGCGGGCGCTTCGATAGACTTGTGCCCGCAGAGAAATGCCTTCTCATGTTGCCCATAGGTAATCAAATTGCCACTCATATCTCTATGGAAGCTAACCGCCTCGGCCTAGAAGTATATAACTCCTATCAAAATACCGGACAACTTAGGCATCTTACTCTGAGGTTCTCCGAAACCGAGGGAAAAGTTTTGGCCGGCGTAACGGTTAAAAAACCAGAATTAAATGATATTAAATTACTCATGGATTCGGCGCACAAGGCTTTCCCCGAACTTGCCGGTTCATTTGCTGTTGTTAACTCAAGCACAGGCGACACGGCAAAAGGAGAAGTTATTCCACTATTCGGTATCGATCATATCGAGGAGGAAATGCTTGGCCTTAGGTTCAAAATCTCAATGGCGAGCTTCTTTCAGACCAATACTCGCATGGCTCGTATGTTTTATAATAAGATTCTTGAATTCGCAGAAACAACTCAAAATGGTATCGCTTTTGACTTGTTCTCCGGCACAGGAACAATTACACAGTTACTTTCGAAGAAATTCGAAAAAGTTATTGCTATCGAGAACGTAGAACAAGCTGTTATCGATGCTCGAATAAGCGCAATAAATAACGGCATTAATAATACCAGCTTCATTTTCGGCTCGGTGGAGAAACAACTTCCAAAAATAGTTTTGGAATTTTCTCCAGAGCTAGTGGTGCTCGATCCTCCACGGAGCGGTGTAGCAAAAAAAATCCTCAATAAAATAATCGAATGCCAGCCAAACACAATTGTTTATGCCTCCTGTAATCCCTCCACGCTCGCGCGCGATCTTTCGATCCTCTCCAAAGCTTATTCAATCTCGCGCTTGGCAATAGTTGACATGTTTCCTCAAACCTATCATATTGAATCTATTGTTCGCCTCGAATTAAGATGATAATTATGCGTATTATGATTTATTATGAATTAATACTTGATTATATATTCTTGATTAGATAATTTAAAACATATGTATCCAAGCAACGAAATATGCCCCTGGAGTAAATTCAATCCGGCTACTTTTTCTTTTTGGGAGGAGCGTCTTTGCGCGTGGGTATCCGAACCAGCTAACACCTGGTCGAATTTAGCTTACATTAGTGTCGGTATTTCACTTCTTCTTTATTATAGCAAGATTCGATGGTCTCCGGTTAAATTCTTTGCATGGATATGCATACTTGTAGGCATTACTTCTGGTTTATATCACGCCTCTTGCACCTTTATGTTCCAATGTGCGGACCTCGGCTCTATGTTCCTTGTTGTCACTTTAATGCTCACTTTAAACCTTAGGAGAATTGGTCTTATTAAGCCACGCGAGGTTTATTTCTTTTTTTGGGGCAGTTTCATAACTTCCTTAGCTGTATTACTTAAATATAACTTCGCAGGAAGAATAATATTCATAATACTTTTAACTCTCAGTCTTGCTATCGAGGGATACCAATATATAACCAAAAGTGATTACAAAATAAAACCTCTAATCACTGCTATTGTGATTTTTGCCGTATCATTTGTATTCTGGCAGCTAGATTTAAAAGGCCTAATGGCAAGGCACGATAATCACGTTTTTCAAGGACATGCTCTTTGGCATATCGTTAATTCTTTATCTTTTATCTTTTTATACAAATTTTATGACCAATTTGCCATACTATCGCCAAGACGATTAAAACTTATTGAACAAGGTTCTTCGACCGCCCACGAGTGGCTCTATGGCCGTTTAATTAGGAAAAGAAAAACACTGGATAAATCCATTAATAACACTATTTGTAATAATAGTATTATCTGAAAAACCTAGCTCTATTATGCTTAAAGACCTTGTTATAAAAAGCCGAAGCACTCGCCGTTTCAAAGAAGATTGTAATATATCCAGAGATACTTTCTCAATTTTGTCAATCTGGCTAGGCTTGGGCCTTCTGCCGCTAATCGCCAACCTTTAAAATTCTTTATTTCTTTCACAAAATCGAAGAACATTATCCTCGAGTAGAGCTTAATTCAAATCCCTGAAGATTTCAATAAAATGATCCGGTGATTCGTCTTTACGAATACCCAAGCGGGTTATCGCAAAGTCATATTTTGTGGGATCTTCTGGGTTAATTTCGGAAAAGGCTTGTGTTATCTCGAGCGCTGTCTTTAGATTTACATTTCTACGCAAAGTAAACCCGATAGCCTTGCATATCCGGTGCATATGAGTGTCTATTGGAACAATTAATTTCGAGAATGAAACACCATCCCATCCTCCAGGATCGACTTCATCTTTTCTTATCATCCATTTTAAATACAGGTTCATACGCTTGCAGGCACTATTTTTGTTTGGCGAGGAAAGCAGGTATGTGCATCGGTTTTGAAATACACAGGATAATCTCTCAACAAATCTTGCTAATGCTGGGAAGATATTTCTCTCATTCAAAGAATGACCTTTTAAAAAGCACTCATTAAGCGACCCAAAATCCAATATAGCTCGCTTTATACCAATTAAAAGAACTCCTAGCTCTTCCCCAGTGGTAAACCTGTGTTTAAAACCTTTTAGAATATTACGTAAATCATCATCGTTAACACTCATGAGAAATTCTCTAGGATGAGGACCTAGCGATTTCAATGCCCTCCGCACGCTTTGGACTATTTGGGTCACTCTTCCATAGGCTAGGCCTGCCGCGATTAGACCGACAATCTCTCTGTCACTTATCAAAGGGTATTCGAGAACAACCTCTAGCGGATCAGGACTAATATATTTTGAATGGTTATATTTTGAGTAAAGCTGCTCGAGGATTTCGAGTTTTGTTATATTTGTGATATCCATCTCGCTGTAATTCTAGAAAATTCTCAGAAATAATCAAGTTAATTCAATAAATTGACAAAAATGCATTTTTTAGTCTTGACCGGTTGGTCATAATTACTATATTCTGCTATCACATAAAAAAAGGAGCTGACGATGAGATTCCTATTTGCCCTGACTATCCTATTCGCATTGGCCTTTTCCGTTATCGCCATACCCTTTACATCGGCTCCTCCCGAAATCCGCCATTTCGCGGAAAACCCAGAAGAAGCGGAAAGACTTGCGCCACTCGAACCAACTTATGAAGGCGGTTTCGATGTGCTGCATTATGACCTCGCCATCTCGTTTCAATACCCGACAGATCTACTTTCTGGACGATCCGGCATTATTGTCGAAGCGACTTCCTCAGCCGAATCGATCTATAATTTCCATATCGGCAGTAATCTATCTGCCGATTCTGTCTCAGTGAACAGCGAACCTGTGGCATTCTCGGTTCATTCGGACAGCATTGCTGTTTCACTCATTTCTCCTTCGACCATTAGTGACACTCTGCGTATCGATATTTATTACCATAATTTAACTGGTGCCGGTTATCAATCTGATGCCAATCGCTATGGAGAAATCATCGGCTACAGCCATTCCCAACCCAATGATGCGCGCCTTTGGTGGCCCTGTCACGATGTTCCCTATGACAAGGCAACCTTGCGTTTCTCTATAACAGTTCCGGGAACACTCGATGTTCTATCCAATGGTGTTTGCGCTGATACACTTTTTTTTGGAGACTCAACAACATATATTTGGCAAACCGATTACCATATACCGACCTATCTAGTCGTCGTTGATATCGGCGAATTCGATATAGTCGATTTTCCATACTATTTCCCGATGGGGACTTATTGCTACCCGGGAGACCTTTCAATCGTTAATACCAAGTTTGGTTATGTAACAGATGCAATGGCTGTTTTCGAGGAGTTATTCGCTCCTTACCCTTTTGAAAAATATTACATGTCCGTTGTGCCTCTTGGCTATATGGCCATGGAAAACCAAACAGCGACCAGCATGGGCGAATCTTACCTGTATGACGATGAATATTTCGTCGTTGCGCACGAGCTTTCTCACCACTGGTGGGGTGATGCTCTAACCTGCGGCACATGGAAAGATATTTGGCTTAACGAAGGCTTCGCTAGTTACTGCGAGGCGCTATATATTGAGCAAGCATATACCTGGGATGATTTTCGTGAATATGTCTGGAATGACCAAATGGCCTATATCACCTCATGGGAATTTAATTCTTTCCCTATATACGATCCATATTATATGTGGGGTAGAACGGTCTATCAAAAAGGCGCAAGTATTTTAGATATGCTTCGTTTTCAAACCGGCGATAGTCTATTCTTCGACATCATCAGAGACTACTTCTCGCGCTATATATACTCTAGCGCTGTTACTACGGATTTTATTGAAGTTTGCGAGGATAATTATGGCGATTCGCTCAGTTGGTTCTTTGATCAGTGGGTTTACAGCGCACACACTCCAACTTTACAATGGCGCTATTTCACAGATTTAATCAATCCTTTCCCCGATGATTCAATTTCGAGAATGGTATTAGTTCATCAAGACGAACCTGCCTATCGCATAAAGTTTGGGTTAAGTGTGGTCAACGATGCTGGAAGTATAATTGAACGGTTATCCGCCACTGTGACAGAAAACGACCAACCTATTCATATCAAGCATGCCTCCAACAATAATATTATATTCGACAACGACCACCGCGCGCTTTACGCTTATGGGTTTGATATAACAGACCCAATCGCCGAAGTCACAGGGCGGGATGTCAAACTCGATTGGGAACCTTTCGAGGATTGGATAGATATCACACATACAATTCTGATGAAGGTTAACGCGACGACTTTGGAATTCGATACCATCGCGTGGCCCTTAGATACTTTTGCCACTGATTCAGATGTTGATCCGGGCGTTTACCAGTATTTCATCGCTGGAATATGGGAACATGATTCGGCTTTTGCCACATTCCAGACACCAGAAGAGCTCGTCACAGTGCCCGAAGCAGGAGATGAATTCTCTATTCCGGTTAACACAATTGCTATGCTCGATGATTCGGCGGTCTATAAAATCTATTACTTTCCGTTAATTCAAGAGTGTGATGGTTTTAGAATTAGCATAAAAGCTATTGTTGCAACCGACTCTTTCCAAATATACTCTTGCCGCGATTCGTTGCCCGAAATCCTCAGCGGTGTTGTTTCAGAATACGATTTTGTTGATTACGGTGATAATATTGAACCGGCTCGGATCAGTTATACCACTTCTTCATCTCCCTCGGCGGAGCTATATCATATTTACTATTTCGTTGTTAAAACAGGCCGTCCTTCGGCAATATTCAATTTCACAACAGAGTATTTAACAATGGATATTGACGAAAATGCCACTGTTAGACCAGAGGAAATAGATGTTACTATTTATCCAAATCCCTTCAACTCCGCAATTACCCTTTCGATTCTTGAAACAAGCAATTTAAAAGCATATAATCAGATCGAAACCCAGATTTTCGACATTTCCGGAAGGTTAATCGCCGATCTTGACATGCTCTCGAATAAAACTGACAACTCAATATCAATTATCTGGGAACCTGACGCAACTGTCGAAAGCGGAGTATATTTTGCCCGAATAAAAATCGACAATATTGTCGTTAATAAAAGAATAGTGTTCCTGAAATGAATATCGTATTTCGCAAATAGTGGTTTTTTATGTGTTCGGCGAAAAGCCCTTGCGTTCTATATTTCATGAGTATTGAGTTTAAGTCAACTATAAACAGAATATTAAATTGCGAAAAGCCCCGATAAGATCATTTCTTGATATTACAAGCTGTCTAAAGACTGATAAAAGCCGACAATGCCAGTTAAAATTCTTTGACTAATACACTAAAAATTTCTATATTCATAAGATTTAATTTAAAAAATTATCAAATAAAAGAAAGCTAAAGCGAGTCTGAAAAACTATGGAAAGTGCAGTGAGGGAAAATACCATAAATAGGAGTAAGTCTATTATACTGTCATGGATAGCAATAATAGGATATTTCTTCATGTTTTTCTTCATCTCTGGGGTAATGGTAGTCTTTTTCAATTATAGTATCCAAAGGCGCGATTTTGCAAAAGGTCATAATGACCTTTTTGAAGAAAACACAGCGCGATTTTTCCAGAGAGAAGGCCTTTTGCAAGATATCGATAATATTATCGATAACGAAACTCTCAACAAAAACCTCGATATTGATGAAAATTATAAGTCTTTCGCCCTTTTTGAATGGAATAAAGACTGGGAACCTATCTTGGTTACCTCCCCTGCTTTGTCTGTTGTAGAATTTACCCCAACTCAAATTAATAAAGACTTTTACAGATACTATGGATCACTGTTTTGGAAAGACAACATAGATGCAATATTAACTAAAACACCTTTCCTTTATTCTGCGGTATGGAAAAAAGGTAGGCTTTTCCTTTTGGCAGTCGAACTACAACATTCTTGGCTCTACACTCATTTAATTTTCCCACGCCACGCAATTTCTTTGGGATTACTCGGGGTAATACCAAACAGCCTGTTTTTCGCATTCCTTTGCGCCTTCACCTTAAATCTTTTTGGACGGTTTTATCATTCTAAGCTTATGGAAACAATACAAGGCGGGAAATATCGAATGCCGATTCCTGTCTTCCCTGGGTTCATTAAGTTGGTGGAATATGCTCTCTCCAACGCAACCGAAATCGAGCAACAGCGCCGGGAAAAACGCGTTGCGCTGATGGAAAAATATAACGAATTCGAAAAAGAAAGAGGAGATTTCGCCCTTATTAATGAAGTTTTCAGGGTAGCAGCTTTTGCTCCTGATCTGAAATCTTCGGTTAATGCGGCACTCCAAGAGATAATCCGAAGACTGGGAGTGCGTTGCGGTTTCATCTTCACTTTAGATGCTACAGAACAACCCTTTTTTATTGGCGAATACAATCTTCCAGCCGATATTGCCCACGCCCTTCTGAAAGGAGAAAGCCTCCCAACGGCAACATTCTCGATTCAAGAAAAAAACAACGGCTATGCAATGCTACCCTTGAAGGCCTTGCCCGGAATAGAGATATCGCCAATACGTTCCCTTGCCGAAGAAGGCCTCACACACGCAATAATAATCCCACTTTACTATCGCGACAAAATATGGGGTGGAATGCACCTCTATTCCCCGGGAAGACCAAGGATTCCAGATAGAGATAAAACCGTTCTTCTTACAATTTCAAATACCTTAGTTGTCATCTTGGAGAATAAGAGACTCCTCGGTGATCTTGACGAAAGAATCAAAGAGAACGTCCATTATTACGAACTCAGTAAAATGCTTATTTCCACATCGGAGTTCGACATTTTACTTGAAAATATCCTCTGGATAATTCATGAGTCTATAGATATTGACCACTGTAGCATTATGCTAGCTGACGATGAGGGCGAAATTCTCTCTGTGAAGGCCGTGTGGGGTTACCCAAATGGTCACAAAAATCCAAGAGTCTCCTTCGGTTCAGGTGTTGTTGGATGGGTGGCCCAAAATGGACAATCTGCTCTGCTTCACGATGTTTCCCTTGATACGAGATATATTGAAAACACTGAGGATGCCCGGTCTGAATTGA is a genomic window containing:
- the rlmD gene encoding 23S rRNA (uracil(1939)-C(5))-methyltransferase RlmD, whose protein sequence is MPKPKLGEKIEVKIESPAFGGFGVARHDGIVIFVRYAYPGEVVIAEITKRKKTALFADQVDVIEASQYRKKPPCEVFGICGGCSLQDLDFEAQFSLKVEVVEDCLRHIGKLQDLPEIEEIKADSEFRYRNKMELSFGESNGNIFLGQHIRGRFDRLVPAEKCLLMLPIGNQIATHISMEANRLGLEVYNSYQNTGQLRHLTLRFSETEGKVLAGVTVKKPELNDIKLLMDSAHKAFPELAGSFAVVNSSTGDTAKGEVIPLFGIDHIEEEMLGLRFKISMASFFQTNTRMARMFYNKILEFAETTQNGIAFDLFSGTGTITQLLSKKFEKVIAIENVEQAVIDARISAINNGINNTSFIFGSVEKQLPKIVLEFSPELVVLDPPRSGVAKKILNKIIECQPNTIVYASCNPSTLARDLSILSKAYSISRLAIVDMFPQTYHIESIVRLELR
- a CDS encoding ceramidase domain-containing protein, with translation MYPSNEICPWSKFNPATFSFWEERLCAWVSEPANTWSNLAYISVGISLLLYYSKIRWSPVKFFAWICILVGITSGLYHASCTFMFQCADLGSMFLVVTLMLTLNLRRIGLIKPREVYFFFWGSFITSLAVLLKYNFAGRIIFIILLTLSLAIEGYQYITKSDYKIKPLITAIVIFAVSFVFWQLDLKGLMARHDNHVFQGHALWHIVNSLSFIFLYKFYDQFAILSPRRLKLIEQGSSTAHEWLYGRLIRKRKTLDKSINNTICNNSII
- a CDS encoding TIGR02757 family protein yields the protein MDITNITKLEILEQLYSKYNHSKYISPDPLEVVLEYPLISDREIVGLIAAGLAYGRVTQIVQSVRRALKSLGPHPREFLMSVNDDDLRNILKGFKHRFTTGEELGVLLIGIKRAILDFGSLNECFLKGHSLNERNIFPALARFVERLSCVFQNRCTYLLSSPNKNSACKRMNLYLKWMIRKDEVDPGGWDGVSFSKLIVPIDTHMHRICKAIGFTLRRNVNLKTALEITQAFSEINPEDPTKYDFAITRLGIRKDESPDHFIEIFRDLN
- a CDS encoding T9SS type A sorting domain-containing protein translates to MRFLFALTILFALAFSVIAIPFTSAPPEIRHFAENPEEAERLAPLEPTYEGGFDVLHYDLAISFQYPTDLLSGRSGIIVEATSSAESIYNFHIGSNLSADSVSVNSEPVAFSVHSDSIAVSLISPSTISDTLRIDIYYHNLTGAGYQSDANRYGEIIGYSHSQPNDARLWWPCHDVPYDKATLRFSITVPGTLDVLSNGVCADTLFFGDSTTYIWQTDYHIPTYLVVVDIGEFDIVDFPYYFPMGTYCYPGDLSIVNTKFGYVTDAMAVFEELFAPYPFEKYYMSVVPLGYMAMENQTATSMGESYLYDDEYFVVAHELSHHWWGDALTCGTWKDIWLNEGFASYCEALYIEQAYTWDDFREYVWNDQMAYITSWEFNSFPIYDPYYMWGRTVYQKGASILDMLRFQTGDSLFFDIIRDYFSRYIYSSAVTTDFIEVCEDNYGDSLSWFFDQWVYSAHTPTLQWRYFTDLINPFPDDSISRMVLVHQDEPAYRIKFGLSVVNDAGSIIERLSATVTENDQPIHIKHASNNNIIFDNDHRALYAYGFDITDPIAEVTGRDVKLDWEPFEDWIDITHTILMKVNATTLEFDTIAWPLDTFATDSDVDPGVYQYFIAGIWEHDSAFATFQTPEELVTVPEAGDEFSIPVNTIAMLDDSAVYKIYYFPLIQECDGFRISIKAIVATDSFQIYSCRDSLPEILSGVVSEYDFVDYGDNIEPARISYTTSSSPSAELYHIYYFVVKTGRPSAIFNFTTEYLTMDIDENATVRPEEIDVTIYPNPFNSAITLSILETSNLKAYNQIETQIFDISGRLIADLDMLSNKTDNSISIIWEPDATVESGVYFARIKIDNIVVNKRIVFLK
- a CDS encoding GAF domain-containing protein, which gives rise to MRENTINRSKSIILSWIAIIGYFFMFFFISGVMVVFFNYSIQRRDFAKGHNDLFEENTARFFQREGLLQDIDNIIDNETLNKNLDIDENYKSFALFEWNKDWEPILVTSPALSVVEFTPTQINKDFYRYYGSLFWKDNIDAILTKTPFLYSAVWKKGRLFLLAVELQHSWLYTHLIFPRHAISLGLLGVIPNSLFFAFLCAFTLNLFGRFYHSKLMETIQGGKYRMPIPVFPGFIKLVEYALSNATEIEQQRREKRVALMEKYNEFEKERGDFALINEVFRVAAFAPDLKSSVNAALQEIIRRLGVRCGFIFTLDATEQPFFIGEYNLPADIAHALLKGESLPTATFSIQEKNNGYAMLPLKALPGIEISPIRSLAEEGLTHAIIIPLYYRDKIWGGMHLYSPGRPRIPDRDKTVLLTISNTLVVILENKRLLGDLDERIKENVHYYELSKMLISTSEFDILLENILWIIHESIDIDHCSIMLADDEGEILSVKAVWGYPNGHKNPRVSFGSGVVGWVAQNGQSALLHDVSLDTRYIENTEDARSELTVPLLADGKVIGVIDCESNIEYTFNEADLRFLTQLSGPVGLAIQRTLVQTALAKQYIIDSISQTYNRNYFDEYISKHGKETLLRHGRVSIAIVGVSNLKEIEKEYGQPASNLIIKQTANMLEELFPEAVIARYTDSEFYILLPGLGEEAMEKLIDSIRKRSLKWSREHADTRPLSFTAGYATATRFDELESLIQRTDKESAWIKDKKHHEN